One genomic region from Macaca mulatta isolate MMU2019108-1 chromosome 20, T2T-MMU8v2.0, whole genome shotgun sequence encodes:
- the AMDHD2 gene encoding N-acetylglucosamine-6-phosphate deacetylase isoform X3: MRGGQGAAEARVLQFTNCRILRGGKLLREDLWVRGGRILDPEKLFFEERRVADERRDCGGRILAPGFIDVQINGGFGVDFSQATEDVGSGVALVARRILSHGVTSFCPTLVTSPPEVYHKVVPQIPVKSGGPHGAGVLGLHLEGPFISREKRGAHPEAHLRSFEANAFQDLLATYGPLDNVRIVTLAPELGHSHEVIRELTTRGICVSLGHSVADLRAAEDAVWSGATFITHLFNAMLPFHHRDPGIVGLLTSDRLPAGRCIFYGMIADGTHTNPAALRIAHRAHPQGLVLVTDAIPALGLGNGRHTLGQQEVEVDGLTAYVAGCSVESALEAASLHPAQLLGLEKSKGTLDFGADADFVVLDDSLHVQATYISGELVWQAEAARQ, encoded by the exons ATGCGCGGCGGGCAGGGCGCGGCGGAAGCTCGGGTGCTCCAGTTCACTAACTGCCGGATTCTGCGCGGAGGGAAGCTGCTCAG GGAGGATCTGTGGGTGCGCGGAGGCCGCATCCTGGACCCGGAGAAGCTGTTCTTTGAGGAGCGGCGCGTGGCCGATGAGCGGCGGGACTGCGGGGGCCGCATCTTGGCGCCCGGTTTCATCGACGTGCAGATTAACG GTGGATTTGGTGTTGACTTCTCCCAAGCCACGGAGGACGTAGGTTCGGGGGTTGCCCTGGTGGCCCGGAGGATCCTGTCGCACGGCGTCACCTCCTTCTGCCCCACCCTGGTCACTTCCCCACCGGAGGTTTATCACAAG GTTGTTCCTCAGATCCCTGTGAAGAGTGGTGGTCCCCATGGGGCAGGGGTCCTCG GGCTGCACCTGGAGGGCCCCTTCATCAGCCGGGAGAAGCGGGGCGCACACCCCGAGGCCCACCTCCGCTCCTTCGAGGCCAATGCCTTCCAGGACTTGTTGGCCACCTACGGGCCCCTGGACAATGTCCGCATCGTGACGCTGGCCCCGGAGCTGGGCCATAGCCACGAGGTGATCCGCGAGCTGACGACCCGTGGCATCTGCGTGTCCCTAG GGCACTCAGTGGCTGACCTGCGGGCGGCAGAGGATGCTGTGTGGAGCGGAGCCACCTTCATCACCCACCTCTTCAACGCCATGCTGCCT TTCCACCACCGCGACCCAGGCATCGTGGGGCTCCTGACCAGTGACCGGCTGCCCGCGGGCCGCTGCATCTTCTACGGAATGATTGCGGATGGCACGCACACCAACCCCGCCGCCCTGCGGATCGCCCACCGCGCCCACCCCCAGG GGCTGGTGCTGGTCACTGATGCCATCCCTGCCTTGGGCCTGGGCAACGGCCGGCACACGCTGGGACAGCAGGAAGTGGAAGTGGACGGTCTGACGGCCTATGTGGCAG GCTGCAGCGTGGAGTCGGCCCTGGAGGCTGCATCCCTGCACCCCGCCCAGTTGCTGGGGCTGGAGAAGAGTAAGGGGACCCTGGACTTTGGTGCTGACGCAG ACTTCGTGGTGCTCGATGACTCCCTTCACGTCCAGGCCACCTACATCTCGGGTGAGCTTGTGTGGCAGGCGGAGGCAGCCAGGCAGTGA
- the AMDHD2 gene encoding N-acetylglucosamine-6-phosphate deacetylase isoform X1: MRGGQGAAEARVLQFTNCRILRGGKLLREDLWVRGGRILDPEKLFFEERRVADERRDCGGRILAPGFIDVQINGGFGVDFSQATEDVGSGVALVARRILSHGVTSFCPTLVTSPPEVYHKVVPQIPVKSGGPHGAGVLGLHLEGPFISREKRGAHPEAHLRSFEANAFQDLLATYGPLDNVRIVTLAPELGHSHEVIRELTTRGICVSLGHSVADLRAAEDAVWSGATFITHLFNAMLPFHHRDPGIVGLLTSDRLPAGRCIFYGMIADGTHTNPAALRIAHRAHPQGLVLVTDAIPALGLGNGRHTLGQQEVEVDGLTAYVAGTKTLSGSIAPMDVCVRHFLQATGVSPKQAAAWSRPWRLHPCTPPSCWGWRRVRGPWTLVLTQTSWCSMTPFTSRPPTSRVSLCGRRRQPGSDKDFG; encoded by the exons ATGCGCGGCGGGCAGGGCGCGGCGGAAGCTCGGGTGCTCCAGTTCACTAACTGCCGGATTCTGCGCGGAGGGAAGCTGCTCAG GGAGGATCTGTGGGTGCGCGGAGGCCGCATCCTGGACCCGGAGAAGCTGTTCTTTGAGGAGCGGCGCGTGGCCGATGAGCGGCGGGACTGCGGGGGCCGCATCTTGGCGCCCGGTTTCATCGACGTGCAGATTAACG GTGGATTTGGTGTTGACTTCTCCCAAGCCACGGAGGACGTAGGTTCGGGGGTTGCCCTGGTGGCCCGGAGGATCCTGTCGCACGGCGTCACCTCCTTCTGCCCCACCCTGGTCACTTCCCCACCGGAGGTTTATCACAAG GTTGTTCCTCAGATCCCTGTGAAGAGTGGTGGTCCCCATGGGGCAGGGGTCCTCG GGCTGCACCTGGAGGGCCCCTTCATCAGCCGGGAGAAGCGGGGCGCACACCCCGAGGCCCACCTCCGCTCCTTCGAGGCCAATGCCTTCCAGGACTTGTTGGCCACCTACGGGCCCCTGGACAATGTCCGCATCGTGACGCTGGCCCCGGAGCTGGGCCATAGCCACGAGGTGATCCGCGAGCTGACGACCCGTGGCATCTGCGTGTCCCTAG GGCACTCAGTGGCTGACCTGCGGGCGGCAGAGGATGCTGTGTGGAGCGGAGCCACCTTCATCACCCACCTCTTCAACGCCATGCTGCCT TTCCACCACCGCGACCCAGGCATCGTGGGGCTCCTGACCAGTGACCGGCTGCCCGCGGGCCGCTGCATCTTCTACGGAATGATTGCGGATGGCACGCACACCAACCCCGCCGCCCTGCGGATCGCCCACCGCGCCCACCCCCAGG GGCTGGTGCTGGTCACTGATGCCATCCCTGCCTTGGGCCTGGGCAACGGCCGGCACACGCTGGGACAGCAGGAAGTGGAAGTGGACGGTCTGACGGCCTATGTGGCAG GCACCAAGACGCTGAGCGGCAGCATAGCCCCAATGGACGTCTGTGTCCGGCACTTCCTGCAGGCCACAG GTGTGTCCCCCAAGCAGGCTGCAGCGTGGAGTCGGCCCTGGAGGCTGCATCCCTGCACCCCGCCCAGTTGCTGGGGCTGGAGAAGAGTAAGGGGACCCTGGACTTTGGTGCTGACGCAG ACTTCGTGGTGCTCGATGACTCCCTTCACGTCCAGGCCACCTACATCTCGGGTGAGCTTGTGTGGCAGGCGGAGGCAGCCAGGCAGTGACAAGGACTTCGGCTGA
- the AMDHD2 gene encoding N-acetylglucosamine-6-phosphate deacetylase isoform X2 produces MRGGQGAAEARVLQFTNCRILRGGKLLREDLWVRGGRILDPEKLFFEERRVADERRDCGGRILAPGFIDVQINGGFGVDFSQATEDVGSGVALVARRILSHGVTSFCPTLVTSPPEVYHKVVPQIPVKSGGPHGAGVLGLHLEGPFISREKRGAHPEAHLRSFEANAFQDLLATYGPLDNVRIVTLAPELGHSHEVIRELTTRGICVSLGHSVADLRAAEDAVWSGATFITHLFNAMLPFHHRDPGIVGLLTSDRLPAGRCIFYGMIADGTHTNPAALRIAHRAHPQGLVLVTDAIPALGLGNGRHTLGQQEVEVDGLTAYVAGTKTLSGSIAPMDVCVRHFLQATGCSVESALEAASLHPAQLLGLEKSKGTLDFGADADFVVLDDSLHVQATYISGELVWQAEAARQ; encoded by the exons ATGCGCGGCGGGCAGGGCGCGGCGGAAGCTCGGGTGCTCCAGTTCACTAACTGCCGGATTCTGCGCGGAGGGAAGCTGCTCAG GGAGGATCTGTGGGTGCGCGGAGGCCGCATCCTGGACCCGGAGAAGCTGTTCTTTGAGGAGCGGCGCGTGGCCGATGAGCGGCGGGACTGCGGGGGCCGCATCTTGGCGCCCGGTTTCATCGACGTGCAGATTAACG GTGGATTTGGTGTTGACTTCTCCCAAGCCACGGAGGACGTAGGTTCGGGGGTTGCCCTGGTGGCCCGGAGGATCCTGTCGCACGGCGTCACCTCCTTCTGCCCCACCCTGGTCACTTCCCCACCGGAGGTTTATCACAAG GTTGTTCCTCAGATCCCTGTGAAGAGTGGTGGTCCCCATGGGGCAGGGGTCCTCG GGCTGCACCTGGAGGGCCCCTTCATCAGCCGGGAGAAGCGGGGCGCACACCCCGAGGCCCACCTCCGCTCCTTCGAGGCCAATGCCTTCCAGGACTTGTTGGCCACCTACGGGCCCCTGGACAATGTCCGCATCGTGACGCTGGCCCCGGAGCTGGGCCATAGCCACGAGGTGATCCGCGAGCTGACGACCCGTGGCATCTGCGTGTCCCTAG GGCACTCAGTGGCTGACCTGCGGGCGGCAGAGGATGCTGTGTGGAGCGGAGCCACCTTCATCACCCACCTCTTCAACGCCATGCTGCCT TTCCACCACCGCGACCCAGGCATCGTGGGGCTCCTGACCAGTGACCGGCTGCCCGCGGGCCGCTGCATCTTCTACGGAATGATTGCGGATGGCACGCACACCAACCCCGCCGCCCTGCGGATCGCCCACCGCGCCCACCCCCAGG GGCTGGTGCTGGTCACTGATGCCATCCCTGCCTTGGGCCTGGGCAACGGCCGGCACACGCTGGGACAGCAGGAAGTGGAAGTGGACGGTCTGACGGCCTATGTGGCAG GCACCAAGACGCTGAGCGGCAGCATAGCCCCAATGGACGTCTGTGTCCGGCACTTCCTGCAGGCCACAG GCTGCAGCGTGGAGTCGGCCCTGGAGGCTGCATCCCTGCACCCCGCCCAGTTGCTGGGGCTGGAGAAGAGTAAGGGGACCCTGGACTTTGGTGCTGACGCAG ACTTCGTGGTGCTCGATGACTCCCTTCACGTCCAGGCCACCTACATCTCGGGTGAGCTTGTGTGGCAGGCGGAGGCAGCCAGGCAGTGA
- the ATP6V0C gene encoding V-type proton ATPase 16 kDa proteolipid subunit c — translation MSESKSGPEYASFFAVMGASAAMVFSALGAAYGTAKSGTGIAAMSVMRPELIMKSIIPVVMAGIIAIYGLVVAVLIANSLNDDISLYRSFLQLGAGLSVGLSGLAAGFAIGIVGDAGVRGTAQQPRLFVGMILILIFAEVLGLYGLIVALILSTK, via the exons ATGTCCGAGTCCAAGAGCGGCCCTGAGTATGCTTCGTTTTTCGCCGTCATGGGCGCCTCGGCCGCCATGGTCTTCAGCG CCCTGGGCGCTGCCTATGGCACAGCCAAGAGCGGCACCGGCATTGCGGCCATGTCTGTCATGCGGCCAGAGCTGATCATGAAGTCCATCATCCCAGTGGTCATGGCTGGCATCATCGCCATctacggcctggtggtggcaGTCCTCATCGCCAACTCCCTGAATGACGACATCAGCCTCTACAG GAGCTTCCTCCAGCTGGGCGCCGGCCTGAGCGTGGGCCTGAGCGGCCTGGCAGCCGGCTTTGCCATCGGCATCGTGGGGGACGCTGGCGTGCGGGGCACTGCCCAGCAGCCCCGACTATTCGTGGGCATGATCCTGATTCTCATCTTTGCCGAGGTGCTTGGCCTCTACGGTCTCATCGTCGCCCTCATCCTCTCCACAAAGTAG
- the AMDHD2 gene encoding N-acetylglucosamine-6-phosphate deacetylase isoform X4, with amino-acid sequence MRGGQGAAEARVLQFTNCRILRGGKLLREDLWVRGGRILDPEKLFFEERRVADERRDCGGRILAPGFIDVQINGGFGVDFSQATEDVGSGVALVARRILSHGVTSFCPTLVTSPPEVYHKVVPQIPVKSGGPHGAGVLGLHLEGPFISREKRGAHPEAHLRSFEANAFQDLLATYGPLDNVRIVTLAPELGHSHEVIRELTTRGICVSLGHSVADLRAAEDAVWSGATFITHLFNAMLPFHHRDPGIVGLLTSDRLPAGRCIFYGMIADGTHTNPAALRIAHRAHPQGLVLVTDAIPALGLGNGRHTLGQQEVEVDGLTAYVAGTKTLSGSIAPMDVCVRHFLQATDFVVLDDSLHVQATYISGELVWQAEAARQ; translated from the exons ATGCGCGGCGGGCAGGGCGCGGCGGAAGCTCGGGTGCTCCAGTTCACTAACTGCCGGATTCTGCGCGGAGGGAAGCTGCTCAG GGAGGATCTGTGGGTGCGCGGAGGCCGCATCCTGGACCCGGAGAAGCTGTTCTTTGAGGAGCGGCGCGTGGCCGATGAGCGGCGGGACTGCGGGGGCCGCATCTTGGCGCCCGGTTTCATCGACGTGCAGATTAACG GTGGATTTGGTGTTGACTTCTCCCAAGCCACGGAGGACGTAGGTTCGGGGGTTGCCCTGGTGGCCCGGAGGATCCTGTCGCACGGCGTCACCTCCTTCTGCCCCACCCTGGTCACTTCCCCACCGGAGGTTTATCACAAG GTTGTTCCTCAGATCCCTGTGAAGAGTGGTGGTCCCCATGGGGCAGGGGTCCTCG GGCTGCACCTGGAGGGCCCCTTCATCAGCCGGGAGAAGCGGGGCGCACACCCCGAGGCCCACCTCCGCTCCTTCGAGGCCAATGCCTTCCAGGACTTGTTGGCCACCTACGGGCCCCTGGACAATGTCCGCATCGTGACGCTGGCCCCGGAGCTGGGCCATAGCCACGAGGTGATCCGCGAGCTGACGACCCGTGGCATCTGCGTGTCCCTAG GGCACTCAGTGGCTGACCTGCGGGCGGCAGAGGATGCTGTGTGGAGCGGAGCCACCTTCATCACCCACCTCTTCAACGCCATGCTGCCT TTCCACCACCGCGACCCAGGCATCGTGGGGCTCCTGACCAGTGACCGGCTGCCCGCGGGCCGCTGCATCTTCTACGGAATGATTGCGGATGGCACGCACACCAACCCCGCCGCCCTGCGGATCGCCCACCGCGCCCACCCCCAGG GGCTGGTGCTGGTCACTGATGCCATCCCTGCCTTGGGCCTGGGCAACGGCCGGCACACGCTGGGACAGCAGGAAGTGGAAGTGGACGGTCTGACGGCCTATGTGGCAG GCACCAAGACGCTGAGCGGCAGCATAGCCCCAATGGACGTCTGTGTCCGGCACTTCCTGCAGGCCACAG ACTTCGTGGTGCTCGATGACTCCCTTCACGTCCAGGCCACCTACATCTCGGGTGAGCTTGTGTGGCAGGCGGAGGCAGCCAGGCAGTGA